GGGGTTCGGGGCGAAGCCCTGACAAAGGCTTTCATATCCAGGCTTTTCTTGAAAGTGTGCTGAATAGTTACGTTTTATTTAGAGTGGCATGGCCACCTGGATATCAGGGGATGTGCGAACAGGGGGGGGAGTTGAACGTCATCGGCTTTGCTGCACCCAGTGGGACTGGAAAAACCACCCTGATGGAGGGAGTGATCGAGGTGTTGCATGTCCGGGGGTTGCGGGTGGCGGCGCTGAAACACGGACATCATGCGGCTGATCCAGACGTGCCAGGCAAGGATACGCATCGGTTTCGCCGCGCTGGCGCCGAGAGTGTGTTGTTTGCCGGACCAGGTTTATGGTTCATGGTTCAGCAATCCCGGGATTCTGCTCCTGGTCTTGAGGAGCATCTTGCCCGTCTGGCTGGTCACGACCTGATTCTGGTGGAGGGTTATCTGGATCATCCCCACCCCAAGATTGCCATTTATCGGTCTACTGCGGCACGGGCGTGGCGGGAGCGTTCCTGGCAGAACATTGTGGCCGTGGCATGCGACAAACCGCCTCCCGAGGCGTTACCCGGGGTTCCCTTGCTGCCCCTGGATGACCCGGGGAGTGTGGCCGAATTTATTTTGGCGTTCATCGGAGGGTATGCCGCTGGTTGAACCGCGCCTATCCGTTCCTCAACTCCGTGTTCAGCACCCACCCAAAAAACGATTGAAAGACTGGGATGGAGGTCCAGGAGGAAGGGGTGCGCCCTTCCTCCTGGTGGGGTTCGGGGCGAAGCCCTGACCAAGGCTTTCTTGTCCAAGTTTTTCTTCGCCTTTTCATGGTGATGGGGTGCCACAGACGGGGCATTCCGGCAGGCGCACCCCCCTGACCCGATGAAAGATGCCATCCAGCAGGTTGATCAGAAGGGTTTCGCCGGCCCGGGTGTTGCCGATGCCGAGCAAAACTTTCAGGGCTTCCATGGCTTGCAGGGATCCAACCACCCCTACCAGGGCGCCGACCACGCCGGCGGTGGCACAGGTTGGGTTGGCGGCGGCGTCCGGTTGTTCAGGGTAGAGGCACTGGTAGCAGGGGGAGGTTGGATCCAACCCGGATTGCAGAAGGGTCACTTGACCGTCAAACCCCAGGACCGCCCCTGTAACCAGGGGACGACGGATCCGATGGCACAGGGCATTCAGCAGGTAGCGTGTTGAAAAATTGTCGCAGGCATCGACCACCACATCGTGGGCGGTGATCAATGTTTCGGCATTTTCTTCATCCACCCAGCCATCGACGGTTTCCACGCGGATTTCCGGGTTGAGCGCCCGGAGGGAGGAGGCTGCCGAGGTTACTTTGGCCTGTCCGAGTCGGTCGGTGCCATGGATGATCTGTCGGCCCAGATTGGACAGCTCCACCCGGTCTCCGTCAACCAGGGTGATGACTCCCACGCCCGAGGCGGCCAGAAAGCAGGCTGCGGGACCGCCCAATCCTCCGGCGCCTACGATCAGGGCGGTGGAGTTTGCCAGTCGTTTCTGGCCGGCCTCTCCGATCTCCGGCAGCAACATTTGTCGTGAGTAGCGTTCGCGCACGGCACGGGATTCCAGAGAAAAATTTTGGGTCATCGGTACACTCGGGGCTGAACAGGATGTTGAAAAAAAGGTGACTATTCACCACCCTTGCAAGAAAAGCCTGGAGAGGAAAGCCTTTGTCAGGGTTTCGCCCCGAACCCCACCAGGGAGCTGCCCTGGACCCGCCAGGGCGCTGTCCTGGACCCGCCAGGGAGCCAGCCCCCTGGACCCCAATTCGTGGCCAGGTGGTGAATAGCTACCAAATGCGATGGCCCTGGGGTGTTGATCAGGCATGGAGCCATGGTCGGAAGCTGATGTCATGGTGTTGTGCCTTGGCAGTGAAAAATGCCGGAATCACCGGCTGCCAACCAGGCATCGTAGAGTATTTTGTCTTCGGCCCGATCCAGTTCCATCCAGAGGCCATCCACCGCCACGGTGCCGATCTGCCACCCTTGTTGAATCAGGCGGGCCAGCAGACCGGTCATATCCAGCCGCCTGCGCACATCTTCCGGCAGTGTTTGCAGGTATTTTTCCGCACGTTGCCATCCGGATGGGAGGAAGTACAACAATCCCATGAATTGGCCTTGAATCGTGTTGATATCATCCGTGCGTCCGCCGATTTCCAGGAGTGTGCCGTTGGAATCGACCCGGAAGGTTTCCGCGTCCGCGAGGGGGTTGGCAAAGCGGGCCTCCCAGATTTGGCGCCAACATTGGTGTGAGGTGATCACCAACTCTCCCGGGGCAGCCTGTAATTTTTGCAGCATGGGTGCTGTCACCACGATATCGGCGTAACAGACGACACAGGGATATTGTTGCAACCACGCCCGGGCATGGGTCAGGGAGACGACCATGTTGGTTGCGGCCCAGTCGGGGTTGTGAAAGGACGTGGGCGCTTTGTCGGCCAGCGACTCCGCCTGATAGCCGGTCACCAGAGCGACCTGGTGGATGCCTGCCTCCCGGAAGGCGGCCAACTGCCAATCGAGGAGGGTACGCCCGCCCAGGGAGAGCAGGCATTTGGGTTGTGCTGTTGTCAACTCTCCCATACGGCTGCCGCGACCGGCGGCAAGAATGATGCCTCTGGTGTCCATGGCAAAAACGGCCTCCAATTGGATGGGTATTGAATTTGGATGGTTATCCAAAAAACTCCTTGAAGAAACGGGTATCCCAACTTCGGAAGGGTGTGAGTCGTTCCGGGTGCCACATGATGCCGCAGATGGGTTCATGCGCATGGCGGATGGCCTTGACGACGCCGTCATCGGTCCATGCCCAGACGTGCAGGGGCGCATATCCTGCCTGCAAGGGGAACCCGGCATCCGTTGGCGACTGGATGCTGGAATCAACCTGTGCGCCAAACTCATGGTAGCTGTTGACGGTTGCCCGGCAGCTGTGGATGAGGATTTCCTGCACCGGCTGCACATGGCCGGCCACCTTTTTCAGGGGAACTCCAAACTGGTCGAGGAGAAACTGCATGCCCCGGCAAACACCGAGAACCGGAAGGCTTTGTTGCCGGGTCCAGTGGAGAACGCCTGTTTCCGTGGCGTCTCTTTCGGGGGCGTCGCCCTGTAGGGATGCCAGCGTGTTGCCTCCAGTGAGGAGCAGGCCCTGGGGTTGGCAGGCTGCCAACAGAGCAAGGGCGCTCTCGGCCTGATTGGGCAGGAGCAGGGGAAGATATCCGCAGATGCGCAGAAACGCCACCCAGCGCTGGTCGAGGGCATCGCGCCGCTCGGACACGGACGGATGTGTGTCAACCCTCTGGGTTACGGCAATCAGCTTCATTTTGGCACGAACCATGCGTGTTTGACCTGCCGCCGGGATGTTTGCGCAGGCATTTTTTGCGGAGCGGTGTGTCGAAGACGATAAAATTTTTCACTTGGTAACGCAACGGATTGGCGATTTTCTCATTTTTCCACCAGGTGTCCCATGCAAAGATTCAAGCTTCCCGAGAAGGTCGTTGCCATTCTTCATTATGGTCGGAGCGGCAGCGAGTTGATGCAATCCCTTTTGGAGGGGCATCCCAACATCATTTCGATATCGGGAGACATTAATAAATTATCCGAGTTTCATGCGACATTCATTAAAAAATACCCCGATTCAGGCGGGCTTGATGTGAGGGTGTTTGTGAAAGAATTTACCCATGTGTTTCATGGTATGTTTGATGCGAGGCATTCCAGCGAATATAATGTTGATGCGGTCGCTTTTAGTAAAATTGGAAAAAACCACGATGAATATTGTGGTGTCAATCCCGTTATTTTTATCAAGGTATTTGCAGATTTGATCACGGAGTATCGGGAGGATTTTAACAAGGGTCTCTATCTCAGGGTTCTGCATGTGGCTTTTCACTTGGCGCTTGGCAGGAATTTGCTGGACGACATGGTCATCGCCTACCAGTTGCACTATGTGGACCCCGGATTGGCTGATGAGTTGGTCAAGGATTTTCCAGATGTCTTGTTTCTCCATACGGTTCGCGACCCTTTGCAAAGTCTGGGATCGATCATGCGGGCCTGGCTGACGCCCAGGTTGTCGAAACCGGGTGTCGCACCCGAATCCATCAAGAGTGTTCCTCCCTTGCTGATCCTTCAATTGAGAAACATTTTCCTGGGTGGCACTCCCTTGTTGTTTAATTACCGGCATCGCTCCCGGGCGGTTCGTTTCGAGGATATCAAAAACAGGCCGAAAGAGACCATGGAACAGGTCTGTCGCTGGCTTGACATTCCTTGGGACGATGGTCTGCTGGAAACGACAACCGAAGGAAAACAGGCCTGGGCATCGGGGCCATACTTGAATGAGGTTATTACGGGTTTTGACAAGGCTCCTTTGCAGAGGCAGCATCGCGAATATTTCAGCTGGTTTGATCGTCTGCGGTTACGTACATGTCTCAACACAAAAGAGACTCGGTGGGGATACGATCCTCCAGCCCTGTTTTCCAATCGTATCTTTCAAATTTTCATGTTGTGCATGATTTTTTTCCCGTTTCGTTTTGAAAAAGAGCATATGCGGGTGCTGGAAAAGGACCGCATCAAGACTTGGTTTTCAATTCGGGGAATTTTACTGCGAGCCTGGCATCGTTCCAGGCTGCAAGATCTTTATCCGGATATTCCACTCTTGGAGGCTGATACACCTGTCGGGTTCAACCTGGAAACAGAGGAGGTCATCGACGCCTATTCGGCAATCCTTGAGAAAGTGATAACGGAGAAAGGAGAGGAACCCTCTTCGTTTTTACGTCGACTGGTTGCCAGATTTCCTCATCTGCCGGATTTTTTATACTATCAAGCCGTTTTTCTATCCAAGTGTGGTCGATTGGACGAAGCAAAGAAGGTTTTGTTGGTTGCCGAACAGAAATTTCCGGAGTTTGGTCCTCTGCTCTGGGTTGCAGCCCACATAGCTTTGACGGAGGGTGGAGCCAGTCTGGAAAAAACCAAAAGGGTGGCGGAAATACTCGGCGAGGCTTCCCGGATGACTTTTCCCATAAGACTCTTCAAGGTCAAGGCGCAGGTTTTTGTCGACTTATGCAAGATGTTGATGGCCCAAGGAAGAATGAAGGAAGCTTTGCAAGCGGCTGAACAGGGTGTGCGTTTCTTTCCGGTTTCCGAAGTGCTTTGGTCTTTTCTTTGTGCCTGTCTGGAGCGTCTGGGGCCGGAGGGGGATCAGCAAAGGTTGGCTGATGTACAGGACATCATAAAGACCTTGTTTCAGTCGAAAGCTTAGACATGAAGTTCCGAAAAAATTTTCATGGCAAAGTTTTTTTTGAAAGGGTGCCGCATCGCTGCTTTTGATATCAATTTTTGGCTTGACGGCATGGTTTGAGGGCGGGTGTCCATATGAAAAAGATTAAATTACCCGAAAAGGTGCTCGCGATTATCTATTATGGGCGGAGCGGAAGCGAGTTGGTCCAGACACTCCTGGAAGGGCATCCGAAGATTATCACAATTGCTGGAAATGTTGGCAGTCTGGCTCAATTTTATGACTCCTATGTTGATGTCAGTGGTAAGGTTGACATGGGAAAGATTAATCACTTTGTTATGATGTTTCTCGACTGTTTCTGCAGCATGTTTGATACCAGACACGCAAGTTTGTATAGCAACGGGGTTGATTTTGTAAAAATGGGGCGTGATGGTCGCGAGCATCTTGGTGTTGACCCTGTTGTCTTTATCAACAATTTCACCCGAATCATGCGTGAAAATGTCGAATTTATGGATAAAGGTGTATATTTAAAAGCTTTGCATATTGCATATCATATATCTCTTGGCAGGAATGCCCGTGATGATATGATTATAGTCTATCAATTGCATTACCTGGATGCTGATAATGCCCCTGCTTTGATAACGAGTTTTCCTGACTTGCTTTTCCTGTTTATGATTCGCGACCCGTTACAAAGTTTCGGGTCCATCATGCGTACCTGGATTTTTCCGAAGATATTAAAATATAACGCCAAGAATCAAACAGACGACTCTGTTATTTTGAATATTATTTCGCAGTTTCATCAAATTATGCTGGGTGGTGTGTATCCGTTGGCAGATTATCGTGATCGCACCCGTGCGGTTCGGTTTGAGGATATAAAGACAAGACCGAGAGAAACCATGCAGAAGATTTGCCATTGGTTGGGAATCGCCTGGGATGATTGTTTGTTGGAAACCACCTTTGAAGGAAAGAGACAATGGAGTATCAATCCGCATCTTGGTGATGTTATAACCGGATTTGATCAAACTCCGCTGCATAGAGTTTATCACGAATATTTTAGTTGGTTTGATCGTTTGCGGCTTAACGCATTTCTCTATGAAAGACAGGTTCATTGGGGATACAGGCATAATATGTTGTTTACAAGCCGTTTTTTTCGGTTTTTTATGCTGTGTTTGATTGTTGTTCCATTCCGGTTTGAATGGAAGATATTTTGCAAGGTCGACAGGCTCCATTTTAAAATATGGGGCTCCTTGAGAAGCATTCTATGGCAATCCTGGCAACAGTCAAAATATCGTGGTCGAGCGGATGTTATTGATCTGTTGGAGGAGGGTGTATCGGTTGGTTTTAATAATGTCTGTAAAAGAGCTATAAACTATTATATTGCAGTCGCTGATGGAGTTATCTCAAAAAATGATTGTGACGATGAAGTGTTTGATTGTCTATGCAAGCTTGTTGACAGGTTTCCGGGTGAACCCAATTTTTTATATTTTAAAGCGTTGTTTATGACATTATCCGACCGTTATGATGGAATGGATGAAGTGTTGCAGAAAGGGGAGTGTCGATTTCCTGATTTCGGTCCCTTATTGTGGGTGTCTTCCTACAACGAAATCAGGAAGGATAGTAGTCGAGCTGGATTTGAGAAGGCCAGCGTTTTGCTCAAAAAAAGTTGCCGGGCTTTTTTCCCGGAACATCTTATGCCAACCAAAGAGCAGTCATATTGCGACCTGGGGAAATCTTTATTATCTCTTGGAAGATGGCAGGAGGCGTTGCAGGAGGTTGAAGAGGGGTTGCGCTTTTTCCCCCATTCGCAACAATTGTGGACGGTCTACGGCCAGAGTTTGGCGCAACTGGATGGGCATATTGACCAGGGAAGATGGGCTGCCCATCAGCAAATCGTCGATATTCTGTTCCAGGAGAACCGTTTATAAAATCACTGCGGAGGATACCTTTGCCATGAATCATACAGCACCAGGGTTGCGACATGGTGATTTTACCGGTCTTGCTGAAAATTACGGCGCATTTCGACCCGCATATGCGGAAAGTGTCTTGGTTGCCTTGTTGAATTTGTTGGACAAACCCACCTCCGACCTGGATGTGATTGATGTGGGGGCCGGCACGGGCATCTGGACGCGCATGTTGGCTGGAAGGGGGCTGCACTCCCTTGTGGCTGTCGAACCCAACGATGATATGCGTACCGTTGGCCAAAAGCAGAGCACTACGCAGGAGATCATCTGGCGCAAGGGCAAGGGAGAGGAGACAGGGGAGGCGCGTTCTTCCGCCGACCTCGTGACCATGGCGTCTTCTTTCCACTGGGTCGATTTTGACCGTGGCTTGGCAGAATTCCACCGCCTCCTGCGTCCACACGGGCGTTTTGCCGCCCTTTGGAACCCCCGTTACCTGGAAGACTCGCCACTGCTGAAGGGTATTGAGGCCACGTTGCACGCGATGGTTCCGGAACTTTCCAGGGTTTCTTCAGGGCGTGCTGGCCTGACCCACTCCTTGACAGAAAAGTTGCGCCAACGTACCGACTTTACTGATGTGGTTTATATGGAGGCTTTCCACAAGGTCAGCCTGACCCCGGAACAATATCTGGGTGTCTGGTGGTCTGTGAACGATGTTCGGGTCCAGGCGGGAGAGGAGAGATTCTCTGCGTTCATGGATCATGTGGCAAAAAGTGTCGCTCACCTCACCCACATCGAAACGACCTACCAGACCAGGCTTTGGACCGCCAGGAAAGTGGGGTAGGCGTGGGGGGAATGGTCGAACGAGTCATCAGGAAGGCCAAAGGCTGGAGTGGGAGGGCGGAATGGTCACGAAAAGTGAACACTTCAAGTCATGTCGGTTGGTCCACTAGGGGGAAGGGCGGCGCCCTTCCCTGGTCGCCTGGGTCCACGCGCAGGGCGGGGCATCTCCTTGCTTGGGGAGATCGTTGGTGTCCAGCCGGGGGAGTTGGTAGGGGTGGGAAAAATCGGTCACCAAGCCTGGCCGGGTCGTCAAGGCGAGGCGGCAGCCCGGGATCTCCCGCGCCACTGCGACACTTCGGGCATCATGGCTTCCGTAGGGGTAGTTCATGATCCACGCCTGGGGGGGGGCGCCGTGAATCCGGGTCAAAAACTCCTGGGAACGCAGCATTTTGTCCCGTTGATCGGCTTGGGAGAGATGTTCCATCCAGTTGTGTCGCACGCCGTGACCTCCTACGCTCATGCCGGCGTCGATCATCGTTCGTAATTGTTCTTTCGAGAGATAAAGCTCTTCGGCAAAGCCTGCCTCGTCCTCGGTGACATGCCGACGGAACAGCTCGCTGGTTATCTCCCAGGCGGCATCGCGTGGCAACACCTGCTGCAACAGGCGTTTGAACTGGATGGTGCGGGCATCGTCATAACGGGCTGCTCCGGGGTTGCAGGCGGCAAGCAGCGCACCAACGGGGGGCAGGGCATGGGTTTTCTCGCCGATGGCCAGCAGCGCCAACAGCTCGTCGAACAACTGCTCCAAGGGAACCCTGCCGGCCAGGATGTGATGCACTTTGTGGACGATCATCACCCATCTGTTCTCCACCGCCTCCACGATCGGGAAGAAACAGCCGGTCAACCCGCGTGCCAGGAGGCGGGGTAAAACGACATCGTAATGGTCTCGCAAGCCGTCATCGAATGTCAAAAGACAGGCGTTGTTCGGCAACGCCGCGCCTTGGTCGGTGAGCGCCGCCATGCATTGGTCCTGGCTGCAAATTTCATAGTGACGTTGCAGATAGTCCAGTTGCCCGTCAAAGTGGCGCGTCAACAGTCCCTTGATGCCGGGCCATGGCGTGTTGGGCAGGTCGCGCACATAGTGGTACATGACAATCGTTAACATGTTGACAATTTATCCATCCCAGTCACTTTTGTTGTCACTATATCAACACCCGGCAACGAATCGGGGTCCAGGGGGCTGGTTCCCTTGCAGATCCAGGACAGAGTCCTGGTGGGGTTCGGGGCGAAGCCCTGACAAAGGCCTCCATATCCAAGCTCTTCTTGTAAAGGGTGCCAAATAGCCACCCTTTTGTTTACACCATGATGCGCACCTGTCTGTTGGCGCAATCCATCGCCAGGACTCTGGCTTGCGACCATTCGCGGAACAGGATCTCCCCGGCTCCGATGACAGCTGGTATACCCAACTCTCCGGCCCGAATGGCCATATGGGAATTCACCCCGCCAAACTCGGTGATGAATCCGCCAATGCCGTGCGAGAAGAGCCAGTCATAACCGGGGTCGGCATTGGAGATCATCACCACGTTCCCTTTCAACTTTTCGTGGGGAACGTCCTCGCGGACGACCTCGCCCACGACATTTTCCAGGGTGATGTAGTTGGGATGATCCACCGGAACCTGAAAGTGGTAGATGTCATCGGGTTGCACGATCAGGGGTGGCAGCGAAACGCTTTGGGTGATCGCATAGCGTCGGCGTCCCTCGGCGATCGAGTTGGCCAGGGCAATCGCCGGATCTTCGCTGCCGGAGTAAAGTCGATGGATTACGCCAATGTCTGCGAAGGAGAGGTCTTCCCGCGTGAAACCGAACTGTTTGGCATACGCTTCCAGCAACTGCAAGGCTGTGCTCAAACTTTTGGTGAAGATGAACTTGGCCTGCTCCCGCCCCTCGATGGCCCCCTGGATGAATGTGAACAGACTGAGAACGTCGTGATCGATGCCATGTTTTTTCAACATGCTCAGGATCTCTTGCATTTTGCCCAAGGTCAGGGAGAAGGGTTCCTGGTGTTCGTGGCACTCCGGTTTGCCTGGTTTGCCGGAGTGGTTCCGGGATGCCCAGTCAAAATAGAGCGTCGGGTTTTCATCGTAGCGGGGGGAGAGAATGTTGTAGGTGCCTGGCCGCAGGTGCCCGTAGCGCTCAAGAAACGCCTTCTGGCTCAAGGTGTGGAAATCTTTTCCCATATGGGAACTGATGGATTGCAGGGATGCCATGAACAGCGTGTGGTCCCTGGCGGACAAGGTTCCGACCTGGACCATGGATTTGAGCATCTGTACGGCGATGAAGCCCGCACGCGCCAAACCGGCAAAGGGGAGGGTGCCGTGACGCTTGCAATCTTCCAGGATCCAATAGATTTTGCTGAGCAGATCCTGTTCACTCGTCACAATCTTGTTGAGACGCTCTTCCAATCCCAGAACCCGGGTGATGTCCCCTTTCCAGAGACCGGCCTCTTCACCGATGATCCGGTTGGTCAATTTCCGGAGGCTTTGTTCCAGGGTTTTGATCTCCTGCCGGGAAAAACCATGATCGTGCAAGACCAGTAGTCGCTCCGGCAGATCGAAGGTGTAACAGGAGTAGATGACATCGAACTCCACCTTGTCGTGTTGGTGGGGATTCTCCTCCAGGCGATCGATGTAGTGGTTGACCAGGCGTTCGGCCAGTCCCTCGGGAACGTCCGCCGGCACAAAGGAGTTGAAACTGACCCGCACGTCGATATAGGGGAGGCCGGCGAAATCGATCAGCAGTGGAAAGCTGCGCAAATTTCGATAGCCATAATTGTCCCTCTGGTAAGCCCAGATTTGATCGGTCACCAACTCCTTGTAGAGGGAGAGGGCCAGAAGCCGGGGACGGACTCCGATGATTTCGGCTGGATTCCAGTCGGGCATGATGCCGAATATGGAGCGCCGCCCAAAGAGATAGGGGTGGGGTTGGGTGTGGGTGGTGATTTTTCGGTGTATCTGTTGCAGAACCTGTTGGTGTTCCTGTGCATGGGCCAGAAATCCTCCCGCCCGATGCAGGGAACGCACCTGGAACAGATACAGA
The Magnetococcales bacterium genome window above contains:
- a CDS encoding phosphoenolpyruvate synthase, coding for MAAQFGTKAETLAMLENRIKNARILPQHCFTASQWRQTPKKVLKRLLATPWSLGPLIVRSSAQSEDTDATSMAGHFTSVGNVVSRDGLSAAIEQVMASFPFNSQEDQIFVQPFLTSVQMSGVAFTRDPNNGGHYYVINYDADSGGTDSVTSGSGQHLQTRFLARNAPSPPPEPWGRLLLLLQELETLFDRDALDVEFAVASTGDLYLFQVRSLHRAGGFLAHAQEHQQVLQQIHRKITTHTQPHPYLFGRRSIFGIMPDWNPAEIIGVRPRLLALSLYKELVTDQIWAYQRDNYGYRNLRSFPLLIDFAGLPYIDVRVSFNSFVPADVPEGLAERLVNHYIDRLEENPHQHDKVEFDVIYSCYTFDLPERLLVLHDHGFSRQEIKTLEQSLRKLTNRIIGEEAGLWKGDITRVLGLEERLNKIVTSEQDLLSKIYWILEDCKRHGTLPFAGLARAGFIAVQMLKSMVQVGTLSARDHTLFMASLQSISSHMGKDFHTLSQKAFLERYGHLRPGTYNILSPRYDENPTLYFDWASRNHSGKPGKPECHEHQEPFSLTLGKMQEILSMLKKHGIDHDVLSLFTFIQGAIEGREQAKFIFTKSLSTALQLLEAYAKQFGFTREDLSFADIGVIHRLYSGSEDPAIALANSIAEGRRRYAITQSVSLPPLIVQPDDIYHFQVPVDHPNYITLENVVGEVVREDVPHEKLKGNVVMISNADPGYDWLFSHGIGGFITEFGGVNSHMAIRAGELGIPAVIGAGEILFREWSQARVLAMDCANRQVRIMV
- a CDS encoding phosphocholine cytidylyltransferase family protein gives rise to the protein MDTRGIILAAGRGSRMGELTTAQPKCLLSLGGRTLLDWQLAAFREAGIHQVALVTGYQAESLADKAPTSFHNPDWAATNMVVSLTHARAWLQQYPCVVCYADIVVTAPMLQKLQAAPGELVITSHQCWRQIWEARFANPLADAETFRVDSNGTLLEIGGRTDDINTIQGQFMGLLYFLPSGWQRAEKYLQTLPEDVRRRLDMTGLLARLIQQGWQIGTVAVDGLWMELDRAEDKILYDAWLAAGDSGIFHCQGTTP
- a CDS encoding HesA/MoeB/ThiF family protein — translated: MTQNFSLESRAVRERYSRQMLLPEIGEAGQKRLANSTALIVGAGGLGGPAACFLAASGVGVITLVDGDRVELSNLGRQIIHGTDRLGQAKVTSAASSLRALNPEIRVETVDGWVDEENAETLITAHDVVVDACDNFSTRYLLNALCHRIRRPLVTGAVLGFDGQVTLLQSGLDPTSPCYQCLYPEQPDAAANPTCATAGVVGALVGVVGSLQAMEALKVLLGIGNTRAGETLLINLLDGIFHRVRGVRLPECPVCGTPSP
- a CDS encoding sulfotransferase, with product MKKIKLPEKVLAIIYYGRSGSELVQTLLEGHPKIITIAGNVGSLAQFYDSYVDVSGKVDMGKINHFVMMFLDCFCSMFDTRHASLYSNGVDFVKMGRDGREHLGVDPVVFINNFTRIMRENVEFMDKGVYLKALHIAYHISLGRNARDDMIIVYQLHYLDADNAPALITSFPDLLFLFMIRDPLQSFGSIMRTWIFPKILKYNAKNQTDDSVILNIISQFHQIMLGGVYPLADYRDRTRAVRFEDIKTRPRETMQKICHWLGIAWDDCLLETTFEGKRQWSINPHLGDVITGFDQTPLHRVYHEYFSWFDRLRLNAFLYERQVHWGYRHNMLFTSRFFRFFMLCLIVVPFRFEWKIFCKVDRLHFKIWGSLRSILWQSWQQSKYRGRADVIDLLEEGVSVGFNNVCKRAINYYIAVADGVISKNDCDDEVFDCLCKLVDRFPGEPNFLYFKALFMTLSDRYDGMDEVLQKGECRFPDFGPLLWVSSYNEIRKDSSRAGFEKASVLLKKSCRAFFPEHLMPTKEQSYCDLGKSLLSLGRWQEALQEVEEGLRFFPHSQQLWTVYGQSLAQLDGHIDQGRWAAHQQIVDILFQENRL
- a CDS encoding gamma-glutamyl-gamma-aminobutyrate hydrolase family protein (Members of this family of hydrolases with an active site Cys residue belong to MEROPS family C26.) encodes the protein MVRAKMKLIAVTQRVDTHPSVSERRDALDQRWVAFLRICGYLPLLLPNQAESALALLAACQPQGLLLTGGNTLASLQGDAPERDATETGVLHWTRQQSLPVLGVCRGMQFLLDQFGVPLKKVAGHVQPVQEILIHSCRATVNSYHEFGAQVDSSIQSPTDAGFPLQAGYAPLHVWAWTDDGVVKAIRHAHEPICGIMWHPERLTPFRSWDTRFFKEFFG
- a CDS encoding class I SAM-dependent methyltransferase; amino-acid sequence: MNHTAPGLRHGDFTGLAENYGAFRPAYAESVLVALLNLLDKPTSDLDVIDVGAGTGIWTRMLAGRGLHSLVAVEPNDDMRTVGQKQSTTQEIIWRKGKGEETGEARSSADLVTMASSFHWVDFDRGLAEFHRLLRPHGRFAALWNPRYLEDSPLLKGIEATLHAMVPELSRVSSGRAGLTHSLTEKLRQRTDFTDVVYMEAFHKVSLTPEQYLGVWWSVNDVRVQAGEERFSAFMDHVAKSVAHLTHIETTYQTRLWTARKVG
- a CDS encoding polysaccharide deacetylase family protein; the protein is MLTIVMYHYVRDLPNTPWPGIKGLLTRHFDGQLDYLQRHYEICSQDQCMAALTDQGAALPNNACLLTFDDGLRDHYDVVLPRLLARGLTGCFFPIVEAVENRWVMIVHKVHHILAGRVPLEQLFDELLALLAIGEKTHALPPVGALLAACNPGAARYDDARTIQFKRLLQQVLPRDAAWEITSELFRRHVTEDEAGFAEELYLSKEQLRTMIDAGMSVGGHGVRHNWMEHLSQADQRDKMLRSQEFLTRIHGAPPQAWIMNYPYGSHDARSVAVAREIPGCRLALTTRPGLVTDFSHPYQLPRLDTNDLPKQGDAPPCAWTQATREGRRPSP
- the mobB gene encoding molybdopterin-guanine dinucleotide biosynthesis protein B, with translation MCEQGGELNVIGFAAPSGTGKTTLMEGVIEVLHVRGLRVAALKHGHHAADPDVPGKDTHRFRRAGAESVLFAGPGLWFMVQQSRDSAPGLEEHLARLAGHDLILVEGYLDHPHPKIAIYRSTAARAWRERSWQNIVAVACDKPPPEALPGVPLLPLDDPGSVAEFILAFIGGYAAG
- a CDS encoding sulfotransferase, which produces MQRFKLPEKVVAILHYGRSGSELMQSLLEGHPNIISISGDINKLSEFHATFIKKYPDSGGLDVRVFVKEFTHVFHGMFDARHSSEYNVDAVAFSKIGKNHDEYCGVNPVIFIKVFADLITEYREDFNKGLYLRVLHVAFHLALGRNLLDDMVIAYQLHYVDPGLADELVKDFPDVLFLHTVRDPLQSLGSIMRAWLTPRLSKPGVAPESIKSVPPLLILQLRNIFLGGTPLLFNYRHRSRAVRFEDIKNRPKETMEQVCRWLDIPWDDGLLETTTEGKQAWASGPYLNEVITGFDKAPLQRQHREYFSWFDRLRLRTCLNTKETRWGYDPPALFSNRIFQIFMLCMIFFPFRFEKEHMRVLEKDRIKTWFSIRGILLRAWHRSRLQDLYPDIPLLEADTPVGFNLETEEVIDAYSAILEKVITEKGEEPSSFLRRLVARFPHLPDFLYYQAVFLSKCGRLDEAKKVLLVAEQKFPEFGPLLWVAAHIALTEGGASLEKTKRVAEILGEASRMTFPIRLFKVKAQVFVDLCKMLMAQGRMKEALQAAEQGVRFFPVSEVLWSFLCACLERLGPEGDQQRLADVQDIIKTLFQSKA